The genomic window GTGTACGCGGAAATCCGCGTGCGAGGCACCCGAGCGCTTCGCTGCGTCGAGTGCCGCATCGGCGAGTTCCCTCAGCGGGAGCGCGAGAAAGTCCGTGTCGACGTGTCGTTCCGACGGTTGAGTCACAGGGACCGAGGTTAGCCGAACTGCTGCCATCCGAGCCGTACAACCATGCCGATCACCACGACGAGCAGGACGATTCTGACGAACCCCGAACCTCTGGACAACGCAGTGCGCGATCCTAGGAGAGCGCCGATCACATTGCACACGGCCATCGCGGCACCCAGCTGCCACAGCACGTGGCCTGTGATCGCGAAGAACGTGAGCGCCCCGACGTTCGAACCCAGGTTGAGTACTTTCGCCATTGCCGCACTGCGCACGAACTCCGTACCGAGAAGTGTCGCGAACGCGATGATGAAGAACGTGCCGGTTCCGGGGCCGAGAATGCCGTCGTAGAAGCCGAAGCCACCCGCGGCGAGAAAAACCACCGTCAGAACTTTCCTTCGGCTCGGTGGGTGATCACCTGCGACCGTGCCGATCGTCGGTCTCGCCGTCACCAGAACCGCGACGCCGACCAGAACGACCATGATGATCGGAATGAACAGGTCGCGGTCGATCAGCGAAACGGCAGCGGCCCCGCACGCCGACGTGACCGCGGCAGCGACACCGGCCGGAGCCATGACGCGCCAGTCGAGCGCAATTCTCCGGGAGAACGTCACCACTGCTGCGAGTGTCCCGAACACCGCGGTCATCTTGTTGGTTGCCAGTGCCGCCTGTGCACTCAGCCCAGGGGCGACGACGAGGATCGCTGGAAGCAGAATGAGGCCGCCTCCGCCGACGACAGCGTCGACCCACCCCGCAGCGCCTGCAGCGACCATCAACAATGCCCAGTCCGCCGCCGTCATGCGGCAAACTCAATCACATGCGCAGGTTCAGCCTATGGCTCAGGGGCAAACCCTTCGTGGCGGATTCGCTCCTTGCGTGCGCCCTGTTCATCTTCGACGCCATCGCGTTCGTCGGAAACACGACGATGCAGAACTGGCCGCTGTTCGTGCTCGTTGCCGTCGCTGTATCGACGCCGATCGCGTGGAGGCGGCGTCATCCCCGGATCGTCGCAGCTTCAGTATTGAGCGCGTCCCTGTTCGGGACCTCGGCCGGGTACGCGGCGGGGGAGACCGCCAATCTTCATCCTTCCCTGGTCGCTCTACCGATCATGCTGTACACCCTGGTCGCGTACGTCGGTCGACGAGACGGAGCGCTCTACCTCGTCGCTCTGGTGGTCGACGGAGTTCTAGGTCTGCTCGCCTTTGGGCAGGAACCGATCTCGACGGTTCTGTTCACGCTGCTGATGTACTCGTTGGCCTGGGTGGCCGCGGAATTCCTCGGAGCAAGACGGGCGTACAACGAGGCGGTCGAGGCACGGCTGGCGGTTGCGGAGTACGACCACGATCGCCGCGCGGACGAGGCAGTGGCGCGAGAAAGAACGCGCATCGCGCGCGAACTGCACGATGTCATCGCGCACGGCGTGAGCGTCATGGTCGTTCAGGCGGACGGAGCGTCCTACGCAATTAGGAAGGACCCGGACCGCGCCGAGCAGGCTGTCGCGAACATTTCGGCAACCGGCAGACAAGCGCTCGCGGAGCTTCGCCGAACAGTCGCCCTGCTGAGAACGACACCGCACGCCGACGACATGCCGCTGTACGGGACCGCGGGTCTCGCGAAGGTGGTGGAGATGATGTCGAAGGCGGGCCTCGACGTGGAACTCGAACAAACCGGGAACCTCGACGACATCAGCCCGGCCATCAGCCTGGGGGTGCACCGGCTGGTTCAGGAGTCGCTGACCAATGTGCTCAGGCACGGTGGTCACGCACCGCGAGCACGCGTGAAGGTGATTCGCCGGGATGAGGATGTTCTGGTCGACATCGTCAACAGTCGAGTCGGACCGGCCACGAGCACGGTAGTGGGAACCGGACACGGCTTGTTGGGCATGCGTGAACGGGTTGCCGTCCTGCAAGGTTCGCTCGAAGCAGGTCCCACGGAGGACGGCCTGTGGCGGGTTCGTGCGGAGTTGCCACTCGAGTGGCAGTAGGTTGTCCCGGTGCCCATCTCCGTTCTCATCGTCGACGATCAGGAACTGATGCGGATGGGCCTCACGATGGTTCTCGACGCCCAGGACGACATCTCCGTCGTCGGCGAGGCCGCCGACGGCAATTCCGCAGTTGAGGCGGTAAGCGAGTTGAAACCTGACGTCGTGCTCATGGATGTGCGGATGCCAGGCGTCGACGGGGTGACCGCGACGTCCAGGATCACCGCCTCGGACTCGGCCACGCGGGTACTCGTCATGACCACGTTCGACTTG from Rhodococcus sp. P1Y includes these protein-coding regions:
- a CDS encoding TSUP family transporter; this translates as MTAADWALLMVAAGAAGWVDAVVGGGGLILLPAILVVAPGLSAQAALATNKMTAVFGTLAAVVTFSRRIALDWRVMAPAGVAAAVTSACGAAAVSLIDRDLFIPIIMVVLVGVAVLVTARPTIGTVAGDHPPSRRKVLTVVFLAAGGFGFYDGILGPGTGTFFIIAFATLLGTEFVRSAAMAKVLNLGSNVGALTFFAITGHVLWQLGAAMAVCNVIGALLGSRTALSRGSGFVRIVLLVVVIGMVVRLGWQQFG
- a CDS encoding sensor histidine kinase, encoding MRRFSLWLRGKPFVADSLLACALFIFDAIAFVGNTTMQNWPLFVLVAVAVSTPIAWRRRHPRIVAASVLSASLFGTSAGYAAGETANLHPSLVALPIMLYTLVAYVGRRDGALYLVALVVDGVLGLLAFGQEPISTVLFTLLMYSLAWVAAEFLGARRAYNEAVEARLAVAEYDHDRRADEAVARERTRIARELHDVIAHGVSVMVVQADGASYAIRKDPDRAEQAVANISATGRQALAELRRTVALLRTTPHADDMPLYGTAGLAKVVEMMSKAGLDVELEQTGNLDDISPAISLGVHRLVQESLTNVLRHGGHAPRARVKVIRRDEDVLVDIVNSRVGPATSTVVGTGHGLLGMRERVAVLQGSLEAGPTEDGLWRVRAELPLEWQ